The following coding sequences are from one Mycolicibacterium aichiense window:
- the rplT gene encoding 50S ribosomal protein L20: MARVKRALNAQKKRRTVLKASKGYRGQRSRLYRKAKEQQLHSLTYAYRDRRARKGEFRKLWISRINAAARANDITYNRLIQGLKAAGVEVDRKNLAEIAVSDPAAFTALVEVAKGALPEDVNAPSGEAA, from the coding sequence ATGGCACGCGTGAAGCGCGCACTCAATGCCCAGAAGAAGCGGCGCACAGTACTCAAGGCGTCGAAGGGCTACCGCGGCCAGCGCTCGCGGCTCTACCGCAAAGCCAAAGAGCAGCAGCTGCATTCGCTGACCTACGCCTACCGGGACCGTCGTGCCCGCAAGGGTGAGTTCCGCAAGCTGTGGATCTCCCGCATCAACGCGGCTGCCCGCGCCAACGACATCACCTACAACCGGTTGATCCAGGGCCTGAAGGCCGCCGGCGTCGAGGTCGACCGCAAGAACCTCGCCGAGATCGCCGTCAGTGACCCCGCCGCGTTCACCGCGCTGGTTGAGGTCGCCAAGGGCGCGCTGCCGGAGGACGTCAACGCTCCCTCCGGTGAAGCCGCCTGA